One genomic window of Candidatus Neomarinimicrobiota bacterium includes the following:
- a CDS encoding DUF3857 domain-containing protein: protein MKRRFSLCFILFVSLIFAISSCAPASLFSDHWDKNESPLFERTTSPYEDSPDAVIVFDMERMFIDSQEWDIVRERHVRIQIFTEAGKEYADVRIPYWHDHRVTEIKAQTILPDGQRIKLENDDIFEEGDQKKWLYKVFALPGVEDQCIIEYQYKYRSTSIGTAQPKYFQSYLYTEYSKFSMTLPQGFEYKATTRNLPLDYVTPEKIEFDTPDQKNMVRFTWEFQDLLPIKDEPYMYNREDHLFSINMQMVSYVDPYNHITFIKEWEDLVKVVMEEYDSYFRGSGALKDMLAEIIPQDSKRGLQPRDIFLFVRDDLTRSTNQGLWQLKQMNEVIKQRQGSRVEKNLLLTALLRQAGFEADPVLIARRNYGEVSLVSPNLNNFNHVIVRLTVNGKLSLMDAGFPYSTYNLMPSANYSGAGLVVAEGDAMFMTFPTKTPPSKTDVLTNCRLDESGNLTGNFQIKSTGFYASKIRAAHAEYANDKKFAYDHLVDHIPGIIVDSLVLNLSLDDLREPVLATLQFQIPEYFIPGTDMIYLPTTFFNGFRTNKLVSEERTHPIEYDATLRIQEIVNLELPEDYEVLEVPEPASITGPGLGFQKQVKPTGNMVQFIWKHQLVDIFQPAEKYKQLRHFYTEAVAADQGVLVLKRLAS, encoded by the coding sequence ATGAAACGTCGTTTTTCGTTGTGCTTTATTCTGTTTGTATCGCTCATTTTTGCCATTTCATCTTGTGCTCCAGCTTCACTCTTCTCTGATCATTGGGATAAAAACGAATCACCCCTATTTGAGCGAACCACATCCCCCTACGAAGACAGTCCCGATGCAGTGATAGTCTTCGACATGGAAAGAATGTTTATCGATTCACAGGAATGGGATATTGTCAGAGAACGCCATGTTCGCATCCAGATTTTTACTGAGGCAGGGAAAGAGTATGCCGATGTGAGAATTCCCTACTGGCATGACCATCGGGTAACAGAAATAAAAGCCCAGACGATTCTGCCAGATGGACAAAGAATCAAACTGGAAAATGATGATATATTTGAAGAGGGTGATCAAAAAAAATGGCTTTATAAAGTCTTTGCTCTGCCAGGAGTGGAAGACCAGTGCATCATTGAGTATCAATATAAATATCGTTCAACTTCAATTGGCACCGCCCAACCAAAATATTTCCAGAGTTATTTATATACAGAATATTCAAAATTCTCAATGACCCTGCCTCAGGGTTTTGAATACAAGGCAACAACCAGAAACCTGCCGCTGGATTATGTCACCCCAGAAAAAATTGAGTTTGACACGCCTGATCAAAAAAATATGGTTCGCTTTACCTGGGAATTTCAAGACCTGCTCCCCATTAAAGATGAGCCCTACATGTATAACCGTGAGGATCATCTTTTCTCCATAAACATGCAGATGGTTAGCTATGTTGACCCCTATAACCATATCACCTTTATCAAAGAATGGGAAGATCTGGTCAAGGTTGTCATGGAAGAATATGACTCCTATTTCAGAGGGTCAGGTGCTCTCAAAGACATGCTTGCTGAAATTATTCCCCAGGATTCAAAACGTGGTCTCCAACCGCGAGACATTTTCCTTTTTGTCCGAGATGATCTAACCAGGTCAACAAATCAAGGTCTGTGGCAGCTGAAGCAAATGAATGAGGTCATTAAGCAACGTCAGGGGTCCCGGGTTGAAAAAAACCTGTTGTTGACAGCACTGTTGCGCCAGGCGGGGTTTGAAGCAGACCCGGTACTCATTGCACGTCGTAATTACGGAGAGGTGAGTCTGGTGAGTCCCAACTTGAATAATTTTAATCATGTCATTGTGCGACTCACCGTTAACGGTAAGCTCTCACTCATGGATGCCGGATTTCCGTATTCAACATATAATCTCATGCCTTCAGCCAATTACTCCGGGGCAGGGCTTGTCGTTGCCGAGGGTGATGCCATGTTCATGACTTTTCCCACCAAAACCCCTCCCAGCAAGACCGATGTCCTTACCAATTGTCGTCTTGATGAATCAGGCAATTTGACGGGAAATTTCCAAATAAAGTCCACAGGTTTTTACGCTTCGAAAATCAGGGCTGCCCATGCAGAGTATGCCAATGATAAAAAGTTTGCCTATGATCATCTTGTTGATCACATACCAGGCATCATTGTTGACAGTCTGGTACTCAATTTGAGTCTGGATGATCTGCGCGAGCCGGTCCTGGCAACCCTCCAATTTCAAATTCCCGAATACTTTATCCCGGGGACTGATATGATTTACCTGCCCACAACATTTTTCAATGGTTTTCGCACCAATAAGCTGGTGAGCGAAGAGCGAACCCATCCCATTGAATATGACGCTACCCTGAGAATACAGGAAATTGTCAATCTGGAATTACCAGAAGACTATGAAGTGCTGGAAGTTCCAGAGCCAGCCAGCATCACAGGCCCAGGTCTGGGTTTCCAGAAACAGGTAAAACCAACTGGGAATATGGTTCAATTTATCTGGAAACACCAATTGGTGGATATTTTCCAACCTGCGGAAAAATATAAACAACTCAGACATTTTTATACGGAGGCCGTTGCCGCTGATCAAGGTGTGCTTGTGCTAAAACGCCTGGCTTCCTAG
- a CDS encoding S8 family serine peptidase, with amino-acid sequence MTYLQRTILFSLTIVNLIYGGSALFVEDELLVRFDEGLTRADIEVILMNDNLEIVRQVSRPLNLWLLRVDLSKNQLGKARRRIEDVPEIKYAQNNHLLSLRTTPDDPLYTSQWNFHNTGFDANGNPSGTEDADIDAPEAWEISTGGQTVLGRNIVAAIVDGGCDLDHIDLQANLWSNPFDTLGNGIDDDGNGWVDDSLGWNAYAHNGTIPQTNLDASHGTHVSGTVGAHTNNANQVAGINWNIQLMIVAGASSTTAIAMEAYSYVLEQKLAWSNSGGLEGAFIVTANSSFGANYVSCDSMDYPVWNDMYNAMGEAGILSIASTANTNVDVDVSGDLPTSCSSPYLITVTNSNRDDEKVSSAGYGAVSIDLAAPGFGIISTNYNGTTSTKYGTSMSTPHVTGAVALMHAAASPALAQYYEDSPALASEVFKSLLLTSVDPLASLEGITVTGGRLNLHHAVLAASLWPSGSGDMNLDYTVNIQDVVILVNLILGNIESTPELIAAGDMNYDSYVTVQDLVRIINLILQ; translated from the coding sequence ATGACTTACTTGCAAAGAACCATATTATTCTCACTTACCATCGTAAATCTTATTTACGGAGGAAGTGCTTTATTTGTCGAAGATGAACTACTTGTACGTTTTGATGAGGGATTAACCCGGGCAGACATTGAAGTTATTCTCATGAATGATAATCTTGAGATTGTAAGACAGGTGAGTAGGCCCCTGAATTTGTGGTTACTGCGAGTTGACCTGAGCAAAAACCAGCTCGGGAAAGCCAGACGCAGGATTGAGGATGTACCTGAAATCAAATATGCCCAGAACAATCATCTGCTAAGTTTACGCACCACCCCAGATGACCCGCTATACACATCACAATGGAATTTCCATAATACAGGTTTTGACGCAAATGGTAATCCCTCTGGAACCGAAGATGCTGATATTGACGCACCGGAAGCCTGGGAAATCAGCACGGGAGGTCAGACGGTTTTGGGAAGAAATATTGTGGCTGCCATTGTTGATGGGGGTTGCGATCTTGACCATATTGACCTGCAAGCCAATCTCTGGTCAAATCCTTTCGACACATTAGGCAATGGAATTGATGATGATGGGAATGGTTGGGTTGACGATTCATTGGGTTGGAATGCCTATGCTCATAATGGAACTATTCCCCAGACAAATCTGGATGCAAGCCATGGTACTCACGTTTCTGGTACCGTGGGTGCTCACACCAACAATGCTAATCAAGTCGCCGGCATAAATTGGAATATTCAACTCATGATTGTAGCTGGAGCGAGCTCTACCACAGCAATAGCCATGGAAGCATATAGCTATGTCCTTGAACAAAAACTGGCCTGGTCGAATTCAGGCGGATTAGAGGGCGCTTTTATTGTCACGGCAAATTCAAGTTTCGGTGCCAATTATGTCTCTTGCGATTCCATGGATTATCCAGTTTGGAATGATATGTATAACGCCATGGGAGAGGCTGGCATCCTGTCTATTGCATCAACGGCAAATACCAACGTCGATGTTGATGTGTCTGGCGATTTACCCACAAGCTGTTCCTCCCCCTATTTAATCACAGTGACCAATTCCAATAGGGATGATGAAAAAGTAAGTAGTGCCGGCTACGGAGCAGTTTCCATTGATTTAGCTGCACCTGGATTCGGCATTATATCCACCAATTACAATGGAACCACCTCCACTAAATATGGAACCTCCATGTCCACACCCCACGTGACAGGTGCTGTGGCACTTATGCATGCCGCTGCCAGCCCTGCGCTTGCCCAGTATTATGAAGACAGCCCTGCGCTTGCATCAGAAGTCTTTAAATCATTATTGTTGACCTCTGTTGACCCCCTGGCCTCATTAGAAGGCATCACAGTCACAGGGGGAAGACTGAACCTCCATCATGCTGTTCTGGCAGCTTCCCTATGGCCCTCTGGCTCAGGAGACATGAATCTGGATTATACGGTCAATATTCAGGATGTGGTAATCTTGGTCAATTTGATTCTGGGTAATATTGAATCTACTCCAGAACTCATTGCTGCTGGAGACATGAATTATGACTCATATGTCACTGTCCAGGATCTGGTCCGGATAATTAATTTAATACTGCAGTAA
- a CDS encoding DUF3857 domain-containing protein, which translates to MAFQLPLAGLLFSSLLMAAGGSMVLESRETLTIKDMTLAEHTVYQKIFINDEKGKDLANLSLFTNDYIELKSVKATVFDEKGKRKGRYKKKHFNAKKSSIYGIIGHDNIAYKLNLASITQLPFTLEIEYTKIIKSLMYWPDWSPQKDIPVLLASYTLSVPPGYGFSSFSPSKIPHDNPSENTYTWSQFAIPSRSDEIATPPEVHDRYRVFFAPDTFKIDQYSGGISTWESMAAFYDGLAHTQYDLSPDMVSDLSLDTAASKRDSIALIYNYVQNSTRYVGMELGVHGWKPHSGQWVCENKYGDCKDLATFFISLLRMHHIEAYPVLILTRGKGVTYPEFPNNRFNHAIACVPLEQDTLWVDCTDDDGRIDIVSEWNQGCHVLVVGGDGPVLTQTPVQDPESNTWGFEGELKLNSNGSARIQGHLKYGGNASKQKRSQFQNLVPREQREAILSLFGESAPGMGLDTFIVENFDDKYAPLVIFVEGSIPHFATQTGRRFFVYPALPSKAGWYGEHPSRRTEPFFAGIPSLSSSEIDIHISDNWELESIPPDVDVKNSFGEIQQHITVQGNDIHYSWRRTKVQVVIKIEDYKEYYDFRLKAKQAQASPVVFRQL; encoded by the coding sequence ATGGCCTTTCAACTCCCCCTGGCAGGGCTGCTCTTCTCTTCCCTCCTCATGGCGGCTGGAGGAAGCATGGTTCTGGAATCACGGGAAACTCTGACCATAAAAGACATGACGCTTGCAGAACATACCGTTTATCAAAAAATATTTATCAATGATGAGAAAGGCAAAGACCTGGCAAATCTGAGTCTTTTTACAAATGATTATATTGAACTCAAATCTGTAAAAGCGACTGTATTTGATGAGAAAGGCAAACGAAAAGGCCGCTATAAAAAGAAACATTTCAATGCAAAAAAGTCCAGTATTTACGGGATCATTGGTCATGACAATATCGCCTACAAATTAAATCTTGCCAGTATAACCCAACTGCCTTTCACACTGGAGATTGAATATACTAAAATAATCAAGAGTCTCATGTACTGGCCAGACTGGAGCCCCCAGAAAGACATACCAGTTTTGCTGGCCAGCTATACCCTCTCCGTTCCGCCTGGATATGGTTTCAGCAGTTTCAGTCCGTCTAAAATTCCCCATGATAACCCCTCAGAAAACACCTATACCTGGAGCCAGTTCGCCATCCCCTCCCGGTCAGATGAAATTGCGACACCTCCAGAAGTACATGATCGGTACCGTGTGTTTTTTGCACCAGATACCTTTAAAATCGACCAGTATTCAGGCGGTATTTCAACCTGGGAAAGTATGGCGGCTTTTTATGATGGATTGGCTCATACACAGTATGATTTGAGTCCCGACATGGTCAGTGATTTATCATTGGATACCGCTGCAAGTAAGCGGGACAGCATTGCGCTTATCTATAATTATGTGCAGAATTCCACCCGTTATGTGGGCATGGAGTTAGGGGTCCATGGCTGGAAACCACATAGTGGTCAGTGGGTGTGCGAGAACAAGTATGGGGACTGCAAGGATTTAGCTACCTTTTTTATTTCCCTTTTGAGAATGCATCATATAGAAGCTTATCCTGTTCTCATTCTCACACGGGGGAAAGGCGTAACCTACCCTGAGTTTCCCAACAATCGTTTTAACCATGCTATTGCCTGTGTCCCCCTGGAACAGGATACGCTTTGGGTGGATTGCACAGATGATGATGGCCGTATCGATATTGTTTCAGAGTGGAATCAGGGCTGTCATGTCCTGGTTGTTGGCGGGGATGGTCCCGTTCTTACTCAAACACCTGTTCAGGACCCCGAAAGTAATACCTGGGGATTCGAAGGTGAGCTTAAATTGAACTCCAACGGGTCCGCCAGAATTCAGGGTCATCTCAAATATGGCGGGAATGCCAGCAAGCAGAAGAGAAGTCAATTTCAAAACCTGGTCCCCCGGGAACAACGAGAGGCAATCCTTTCTCTTTTTGGTGAATCTGCTCCTGGAATGGGTCTGGATACCTTCATCGTGGAAAATTTCGATGACAAATATGCACCTCTCGTTATTTTTGTGGAAGGCAGTATCCCGCATTTTGCCACTCAGACTGGACGTCGGTTCTTTGTCTATCCAGCACTTCCCAGCAAAGCAGGCTGGTATGGTGAACACCCCTCCCGACGTACTGAACCGTTTTTCGCGGGTATTCCTTCTCTTTCCTCCTCGGAAATTGATATTCATATCTCCGACAATTGGGAGCTCGAATCTATACCTCCTGATGTAGATGTGAAAAATTCATTTGGGGAAATTCAACAACACATCACCGTCCAAGGCAATGATATCCACTATAGCTGGCGCAGGACCAAAGTGCAGGTTGTAATTAAGATTGAGGATTATAAGGAGTATTACGACTTTCGGTTGAAAGCCAAACAAGCTCAGGCATCACCGGTGGTTTTCAGACAACTTTAG